ACACATCCTTGATCAGCCTAAACAAGAACAACAGTTGCGTTATTCATTAGAATTTATTCATCAAAATGTCAACAATCCGGAAAAAAGTGCTTTCTTCCTTTAAACTTATTTATCGGCAGTTGAAGTTTCACGTGGAACTTTTGAGCATTTGCAAGACACGCTTCTGGCAATCTTCTCACTAATGGCGTCCTAATGGCGTCAAAAATCGGTACTGGAAAGTGTCTTTTCTCAGTACCGATTTTTGACTGCATGATTGCTGGCGCGGATCTTTAAGCTTCTTGGCTACACCCTTTTGCTGCTGCAAGCCGTTCAATTGTAGGAAGCCACGTCGCCGTCCATGCTGGTGCCCCCAATTGCGCCAGCATTTTTTTTAATTGCAAAAACTCTTGCCGTCCTTGTAACGCCACCACTTTGTCGGATGAATAAATCATAAGTAATCGTTTCACACAAGCAATCTGAAACTCAATGCCTAGATCACCAACAGTTGCTTGCCCGATAAGATTCAAAGCATTTCGTGCCTCAGTCAACTTACCCGCTGCCACATAGCGAAGCACAGCCGCTAGAAACGTGCGGTTAGCAAGATTAAAATGATCCTGCGGCGTGTTAGGACGTTGTATCTGATTTGAAAAAGCAGCTATCAGTTGACTCAGCTCATCCAGGCCAATAATTTTAGCCAATTGGACGGCAATCAGTCGTAATAGTAACGACCAGTCAGCCGTCGTCATCAGCAATGACTGCGCTTGTGATTGCTCATGCGGCAAAATTGAAAAGCATTCCGGCGCGTCATTATGTAAGGTCAAATGCAACAACAGGCGTTGATTAACATTGGCGAGTGGCAATTGACGTAAAATGCTGGCCAATTCCTGAACGTCAGCGTGACGCGCAGCCGCCAAATAACGTTGTAAAAAAGGTTGCTTATCCCTAGAACGAGGTTTTGCAAACACATCCCAATCTAAATTCAACTGATCCAACAACAAAAAGAAACGATCAGCAGCTAACTGCGAGGTACCATTTTCAAACTTTGACAAACTTGACACCGATAAAATGCCATGCGCTGCCATTTTTAAAGTCAGTCCTCGTTCCCTACGTAATAACTTAAATTGTCTACCAATCGTCATCTCGCAGCCCCCTCCTCCTTAAGAAACCGCTGCCAACTAGTTGTTAACAATTGAGCAAAAAATGGTGACTCTAATAACCGCAAACTGGCTAACAATTGCTCAACCGCTGCCGTTGCTGCTCGATGCTTACCGCGATGGTACACCAATAATTGCTGCTGATACCGAAGCATCAATCGGGAATAGAGATCATCCGGCGGCACTGGCATACTGGTCGCAATGGTTAGCAAGCGAACTGCTTCACTAAACTCGCGCCGATGGATCAGTAACGCAATGCTATTCGTGAGAATCGCCCACAAATATTGATCGCGCGTCCGGTGACTCTCGGTTTTTGGCATATCCAGTAACATCCCTGCCACTAAACTAACCAACTGTTTACTGTCGAAAAGCACCAACGTCGCCGCAAAAAGATCCAGCTCATAAAGTCCCCAGTGCTTAATTCGTTTTAAGTAACGCATAACGTCAGTCTTCATGGCTGGGGTTGTTTGAAAACTCGGATCACTGAACCCGTTGTGCGCCACGATGTTAATCTGATTAAGTCGGTAAAAAATAAGCCCCGTTTCCCGCCATAACCGATACTGTCGCTTAGCCAGTGCCAGTAGCGTCGGTTTCCCAGCAACAGTCGCCCGGTTCACCTGCTGGAAAAAGTTATCCTGATTCAAGGCGCGGTATCCTTGTTGGATGGATTCAACGTCTTGATCAAACCGTGTTAATAATTTCAAAACAACTGCCGCACTCAGTTGCGTTTCCCCACGTTCAAACCGCGACAAAGTTGCAGCTGTCGTAATCCCAGCTGCAATTTCTTCTAATGAATCATTTTCCTCGAGACGTAAAGCCCGCAAATATGCCCCGATTTTGACATGTTCTTCTGGCATCAGCACCCGACCTTTTTATGAGAACTTTATTAGACAAACTTAACACGTTTTGCCATTTTTTCAAAATATCTTACTACTTATTGCACCTCAAATTTGAATATTTTTGTTTTTAAACGCTGCCTAAACATGGGTGCTAGTCCCAAGAATTTTTTACGCATTTTTCTGATAGACATCAGGCAGTAGCGAAAATTCAATGGACGCGGCCATACCAGCGCCTTAGCCTTGGCGGTCGCTACTCCGAATTTTCACAAAACCAGCTCAGACTATCGAAGCGTGCCCAACAAGCATCAGAAGAGCGAATCCTTCTACTGTGCCATCTAAAACGTGTGAGCAGACGTAGAAACTGCACTTGCTCACGCTCTGCCATTATAAATTGACATCCATCCCTGACTCCGCTAAACTCAATTTTGACATTTAAATACACCACCAAGAAATAGAGGTTGCGGTGGGCAACGAAAACTGGGGAGTGCCGTATCATGTTGAACCAGTTGTAAGTGCCACCGCCGAAATGTTGCACGATATTCGGATCGTGCGCATTGGGCCATGGGTGCATAACCCATGGACTGTCGAAGCACTCGCTTCGGGGCGCTATGATTCTGGTTTATGACTAAAATCGATGGAATCGACCTTTATTGCGGTATCACAACACAATAAGGTCGATTTTTTGTTTCCAGCTCTATTTCCCACTACAAGAAGGGAGAAATGTCAGTTATGAAAAAGCATTGGGTTGCACGTTTAGGCGTGCTGGGGTTCGCCTTGAGCCTCTTACTAGGCAGTTTTGCTGCCACCCCGGTCAATGCTGCTAGTGATAGCGGCACGTTTAAAGTCGGCATGGAGGCTGGCTATGCGCCATTCAACTGGACGCAAACCACCAGCGCTAACAACGCCGTCAAGATTCAAGGTAGTCAGGAATACGCTAACGGCTACGATGTGCAGATTGCACGTAAGGTTGCCAAAGCCTTACACAAAAAGGTAGTCGTCGTCAAAACATCTTGGGACGGATTGCCACCAGCTCTAACTTCAGGCAAAATCGATGCCATCATCGCCGGCATGTCACCGACACCTGATCGTCGCAAGACCATCGATTTCAGTAATCCCTACTACATCTCCAACTTGACGATGGTTGTTCGCAAAGACAGCAAGTACGCCAAAGCCAAGAGCATTGCGGATTTTAAGGGTGCTAAAATCACCGCGCAGCTCAGCACCTATCATTATCAGGCGATCAATCAAATCAAGGGTGTCGTCAAGGAACCGGCTATGAACGATTTTCCAGCTATGCGTGTGGCCTTGGAATCCGGAACCATTGATGGTTACGTTTCCGAAGTGCCTGAAGGGATCACGGCAGAACGTGCTAATCCTAACTTGATGTATATCCATTTTGCAAAAGGTCAGGGTTTTAAAACCGATGCCAGTGACACGAATCTGGCGATTGGCTTGCGCAAGAATGATCCGAATAAAGCAAAGATCAATGAACTACTTGCCACGATTTCAAGTAAAGAACGAGCACAGCTGATGAATGAAG
This genomic window from Lacticaseibacillus paracasei subsp. paracasei contains:
- a CDS encoding helix-turn-helix domain-containing protein; this encodes MTIGRQFKLLRRERGLTLKMAAHGILSVSSLSKFENGTSQLAADRFFLLLDQLNLDWDVFAKPRSRDKQPFLQRYLAAARHADVQELASILRQLPLANVNQRLLLHLTLHNDAPECFSILPHEQSQAQSLLMTTADWSLLLRLIAVQLAKIIGLDELSQLIAAFSNQIQRPNTPQDHFNLANRTFLAAVLRYVAAGKLTEARNALNLIGQATVGDLGIEFQIACVKRLLMIYSSDKVVALQGRQEFLQLKKMLAQLGAPAWTATWLPTIERLAAAKGCSQEA
- a CDS encoding helix-turn-helix domain-containing protein, which produces MPEEHVKIGAYLRALRLEENDSLEEIAAGITTAATLSRFERGETQLSAAVVLKLLTRFDQDVESIQQGYRALNQDNFFQQVNRATVAGKPTLLALAKRQYRLWRETGLIFYRLNQINIVAHNGFSDPSFQTTPAMKTDVMRYLKRIKHWGLYELDLFAATLVLFDSKQLVSLVAGMLLDMPKTESHRTRDQYLWAILTNSIALLIHRREFSEAVRLLTIATSMPVPPDDLYSRLMLRYQQQLLVYHRGKHRAATAAVEQLLASLRLLESPFFAQLLTTSWQRFLKEEGAAR
- a CDS encoding ABC transporter permease subunit (The N-terminal region of this protein, as described by TIGR01726, is a three transmembrane segment that identifies a subfamily of ABC transporter permease subunits, which specificities that include histidine, arginine, glutamine, glutamate, L-cystine (sic), the opines (in Agrobacterium) octopine and nopaline, etc.), coding for MSVMKKHWVARLGVLGFALSLLLGSFAATPVNAASDSGTFKVGMEAGYAPFNWTQTTSANNAVKIQGSQEYANGYDVQIARKVAKALHKKVVVVKTSWDGLPPALTSGKIDAIIAGMSPTPDRRKTIDFSNPYYISNLTMVVRKDSKYAKAKSIADFKGAKITAQLSTYHYQAINQIKGVVKEPAMNDFPAMRVALESGTIDGYVSEVPEGITAERANPNLMYIHFAKGQGFKTDASDTNLAIGLRKNDPNKAKINELLATISSKERAQLMNEAVDNQPSTESNGNWFIAIMKQYGPMLLRGTGMTLLISLVGTIVGFIIGLLVGIIRTTPKPKKLGQRGLRAVINWLLSLYIEVFRGTPMIVQAAVLYYGAAQAWHLNMDRTTAALLIVSINTGAYISEIIRGGIISVDEGQFEAANALGMTHLQTMMKVILPQAVRNSLPAVTNEFIVNIKDTSVLSVISVSELFFSGETIAGQSFQFFHTYLIVSAIYLIMTFTISRLFRLIEKHLDGPKDYNVMTNQMQVETPKTRTAKEG